In a single window of the Candidatus Margulisiibacteriota bacterium genome:
- the holA gene encoding DNA polymerase III subunit delta, protein MADTNLYLVGGEEQFLVEQAVRALKKKYVDPALAAFALDSIPPEEKDLNRIINSLQTLPIFSPARLVLVYDPFFLKGSPKKKNTETNDAETEVTETARSNSDERAETRLFAALENLPDGVRAVFVVNGPVDQRRKFFKFFQKNGETKIFEPFKPWEQDKAADWISNYLREKNCALDRSAAEFLVATAGLSLGALASEADKLLLYASGKNKLNIDDVKALASAGGLQAYALGEALRRKDLPETLRLTVALLKDGEAPQKLLGYITGQLRVLLQIKELQAQRLSAAEIASLLKMNTWNLEKNILPPLHKHDYQKLKTTYGALQNADYQIKTGQLAADNALICALAELA, encoded by the coding sequence ATGGCGGACACTAATCTTTATCTGGTCGGCGGCGAAGAGCAGTTTTTGGTCGAGCAAGCCGTCCGCGCGCTCAAGAAAAAATATGTTGATCCGGCTCTGGCGGCCTTTGCGCTGGATAGCATCCCGCCGGAAGAAAAAGACCTCAACCGGATCATCAACTCACTGCAAACACTGCCGATTTTTTCACCGGCGCGTCTGGTGCTGGTCTACGATCCGTTTTTCTTAAAAGGCAGCCCGAAAAAAAAGAATACTGAAACAAATGACGCGGAAACAGAAGTCACGGAAACCGCCAGGAGCAATTCGGACGAACGCGCCGAAACGCGCCTTTTTGCCGCGCTGGAAAATCTGCCGGATGGCGTGCGGGCGGTTTTTGTCGTCAACGGCCCGGTCGATCAGCGGCGGAAATTTTTTAAGTTTTTTCAAAAAAACGGCGAGACTAAAATTTTTGAGCCGTTCAAGCCGTGGGAGCAGGACAAAGCGGCGGACTGGATCAGCAATTATCTGCGTGAAAAAAACTGCGCGCTGGATCGGAGCGCCGCGGAGTTTTTGGTGGCAACCGCCGGTCTGTCGCTTGGCGCGCTGGCCAGCGAAGCCGATAAATTATTGCTCTACGCGTCCGGCAAAAACAAACTGAATATCGACGACGTCAAAGCGCTGGCCAGCGCGGGCGGGCTGCAGGCTTATGCTCTGGGCGAAGCTCTGCGCCGCAAAGACCTGCCGGAAACCCTGCGGCTGACCGTCGCGCTGCTCAAGGACGGCGAAGCGCCGCAAAAACTGCTCGGCTATATCACCGGACAGCTCCGCGTCCTGCTGCAGATCAAAGAATTGCAAGCGCAGCGTCTGAGCGCCGCCGAAATAGCCAGCCTTTTAAAAATGAACACCTGGAATTTAGAAAAAAATATTCTGCCGCCGCTGCATAAACACGACTACCAAAAATTAAAAACCACTTACGGCGCGCTGCAAAACGCCGATTATCAGATCAAGACCGGACAATTGGCGGCGGATAACGCGCTCATCTGCGCGCTGGCGGAATTGGCCTAG
- the rmuC gene encoding DNA recombination protein RmuC, whose product MEILTLILALAIFILAAALFWLRIFGPKENAVDFLTPKLTELDRSIRDEFSRSRQEMNTAAKDTREELAKSLQLFADSFEKIRAAVENKLREIQTDNNNQLEKMRATVDEKLHKTLETRLGESFKLVSERLELVQKGLGEMQNLAAGVGDLKKVLTNVKTKGVLGEYQLGAILEQILSPSQYAQNVKTKQGSRDIVEFAVKIPSKADSAKIVWLPIDAKFPTEDYDRLLSAYDSGDTGEIELHKKELEKKIKTFARDIAEKYIDPPQTTDFALLFLPFEGLYAEVLRIPNLFESLQRDYKIVITGPTTISAFLNSLQIGFRSLAVEKRTSEIWDLLGAVRTEFGKFGDVLQKTKAKLDAASSEIEKAGARSRAIERKLRDVQELPETAAQKLLGDLNAVEEVSDSAAAD is encoded by the coding sequence ATGGAAATATTAACGCTGATTTTGGCTCTGGCAATTTTCATTCTGGCAGCGGCGCTGTTTTGGCTGAGGATCTTCGGGCCAAAAGAAAACGCGGTGGATTTTCTGACGCCGAAATTAACCGAGCTGGACAGATCGATCCGCGACGAATTTAGCCGCAGCCGTCAAGAAATGAATACGGCCGCCAAAGACACGCGCGAAGAGCTGGCCAAATCCCTGCAATTATTTGCGGATAGTTTTGAGAAGATCCGCGCGGCTGTGGAAAACAAATTGCGGGAGATCCAGACCGACAACAATAACCAGCTGGAAAAGATGCGCGCCACAGTTGATGAAAAACTGCACAAAACGCTGGAAACCAGACTGGGCGAGTCTTTCAAGCTGGTGAGCGAGCGGCTGGAGCTGGTGCAAAAAGGTTTGGGCGAGATGCAGAATTTGGCCGCGGGGGTCGGTGATTTGAAAAAAGTTTTGACCAATGTCAAAACCAAAGGCGTGCTGGGCGAATATCAACTGGGCGCTATTTTGGAACAGATACTTTCGCCGAGCCAGTATGCGCAAAATGTAAAAACCAAGCAGGGCAGCCGTGATATAGTGGAGTTTGCGGTGAAGATACCCAGCAAAGCGGATTCCGCAAAGATCGTCTGGCTGCCGATCGACGCCAAATTTCCTACCGAAGATTATGACCGCCTGCTCTCCGCTTATGACAGCGGCGACACGGGAGAGATCGAGCTGCACAAAAAAGAGCTGGAGAAAAAGATCAAAACTTTTGCCAGAGACATTGCCGAAAAATATATCGATCCGCCGCAGACTACGGATTTTGCGCTGCTGTTCCTGCCTTTTGAGGGGCTGTACGCCGAGGTGCTGCGTATCCCAAATTTGTTTGAGAGTTTGCAGCGTGATTACAAGATCGTGATTACCGGCCCGACCACCATCTCGGCGTTCCTCAACAGTCTGCAGATCGGTTTTCGCAGTTTGGCTGTGGAAAAAAGGACAAGTGAGATTTGGGATCTGCTCGGCGCGGTGCGCACGGAATTCGGCAAATTCGGCGATGTGCTGCAAAAGACTAAAGCCAAACTGGACGCGGCCAGCAGCGAGATCGAAAAAGCCGGCGCGCGTTCCCGGGCGATAGAGCGCAAACTGCGCGATGTGCAGGAACTGCCGGAGACCGCGGCGCAAAAACTGCTCGGTGATTTGAATGCGGTAGAAGAAGTCTCGGACAGCGCCGCCGCAGACTAG
- a CDS encoding tetratricopeptide repeat protein, translating into MFDHSLASGILLGVGCFIAYDLLITLITSNQTDVLLARANSAYDNNRFLECAKVLRRIVRREPDNALFNFRLGWAYHMLDQPEQALRYMQAAAELDDKYIDARLVLSEWRYERKDYWHAMLYARQAIELDKHQYDARLTLGKCCVALGDTETAEEEVEFFEKYGQDGYASELIECIDAAE; encoded by the coding sequence ATGTTTGACCATTCTCTGGCCTCCGGCATTTTGCTCGGCGTCGGCTGTTTTATAGCTTATGATCTGCTCATTACTTTAATTACCAGCAATCAAACCGATGTGCTGCTGGCCAGAGCTAATTCAGCCTACGACAACAATCGTTTTCTGGAGTGCGCCAAAGTTTTGCGCAGGATCGTGCGCCGCGAGCCGGACAACGCGCTTTTTAATTTTCGGCTGGGCTGGGCCTACCACATGCTGGATCAGCCGGAGCAGGCCCTGCGCTATATGCAGGCTGCCGCCGAATTGGACGATAAATACATCGACGCGCGGCTGGTTTTATCCGAATGGCGCTACGAAAGAAAAGATTACTGGCACGCTATGCTGTATGCGCGGCAGGCCATCGAGCTGGATAAACACCAATACGACGCGCGGTTGACCCTGGGCAAATGCTGCGTGGCGCTGGGCGACACGGAGACCGCCGAGGAAGAAGTGGAGTTTTTTGAAAAATACGGTCAGGACGGCTACGCCAGCGAGCTGATCGAATGTATCGACGCGGCGGAGTAG